A segment of the Promicromonospora sukumoe genome:
AGTGCGGCGGGGGTGTCAGGACGGTTACCGGATAACCGGCCGGTACGAGGTGCCCGGACAGGGCTCCCCACCGCCTCTGCGGGGCACCCGTCTCGGGTGCGTAATGGTGTGTGACCAGGAGGATCGCGCGGTTCTGCTGTCGTCTGACGCGTGCGACCACGCTGACTCCCCTCTCTGTTCGGCGCCTTGTCGAGGCTTACCAGAATTCACCCGCAAGGGCATTCTCCGGTTGCGGTGCACGCATAAGAGTAGTAGTCGAAATCGCTACTAGGATCACCGGTCATGGCCGCACCCGATCGAATGAACGACTTTCTCACCGCACCCAATCCCGTGGACGGTGGCCTGCGTCACGCGCGCCGCAGCCGGCGCGGCAAGGGTGTGGTCGCCGGAATCGTGGTCGGCGCCCTCCTGCTCGTGGGCGGCGGGGCCACGGCGGCCTGGTTCGGGTACCGGGCCTCGCTCGACGGCAACCTGGAGCGGATCGACGCGTTCGAGGGCCTCGACGAGTCGACGCGCCCCAGCGCCGCGCCCGCCGGGCCGGACACGCCCGTGAACATCCTGGTGCTCGGGTCCGACAGCCGGATCTCCGCCGGCGACCCGACCGCCTGGGAGGCGGGCGCCCAGCGCACCGACGCGATCATGCTGGTCCACCTGTCGGCCGACCGGCAGACCGCCGCCGCGATCTCCATCCCGCGCGACTCCTGGGTGCCCATCCCGGCCTACGGCGAGGCCAAGATCAACGCCGCGTTCTCCTACGGCGGCCCGGGCCTCATGATCCAGACGGTCGAGGACCTGACGGGCGTGCGCGTCGACCACTTCGCCGTGACCGACTTCGAGTCCTTCACCACCCTCACCGACTCGCTCGACGGCGTCGAGATCACGGTCCC
Coding sequences within it:
- a CDS encoding LCP family protein, which codes for MAAPDRMNDFLTAPNPVDGGLRHARRSRRGKGVVAGIVVGALLLVGGGATAAWFGYRASLDGNLERIDAFEGLDESTRPSAAPAGPDTPVNILVLGSDSRISAGDPTAWEAGAQRTDAIMLVHLSADRQTAAAISIPRDSWVPIPAYGEAKINAAFSYGGPGLMIQTVEDLTGVRVDHFAVTDFESFTTLTDSLDGVEITVPDGAGGSVRQAMDGEEALAFARERHALANGDFGRVQRQQAWMRAIVAKANNNRSDPLKMAGFLQAVTSSVAVDEDFTFDRMQELFQSAGDISTNDITFMTAPYSGTGRSADGQSIVVLDRTKFDPLMAAVAADELPEFLAANPDGMDVLPAVVQ